In the genome of Marinilactibacillus sp. Marseille-P9653, one region contains:
- a CDS encoding Gx transporter family protein, whose amino-acid sequence MTKTQKLIYISLLSAQAVILGLIERSIPFPFAFAPGAKLGIANLITIVAIYTLPFKDSMKVVGMRLLMTTLLGGTISTLLYSTAGAVLSFLGMVFVKMTGGKKVSIIGVSATGGILHNLGQLFVASFIAQTWTVLLYLPVLSFMGILSGIAIGISANFLMDKTSIVRRFRRQYEE is encoded by the coding sequence ATGACTAAAACTCAAAAACTCATTTATATATCTTTACTTTCTGCTCAAGCGGTTATTCTAGGGCTTATAGAGCGAAGTATTCCCTTTCCTTTTGCATTCGCTCCAGGCGCTAAACTTGGCATAGCCAATCTGATTACTATCGTTGCAATCTATACTCTTCCTTTTAAAGATAGTATGAAGGTTGTGGGCATGCGTTTGTTGATGACAACCTTGTTAGGTGGCACGATTTCCACACTCCTCTACAGTACAGCTGGAGCTGTCCTTAGCTTTTTAGGGATGGTCTTTGTCAAAATGACTGGTGGTAAAAAAGTCAGCATCATTGGAGTAAGTGCTACTGGTGGTATTTTACATAATTTAGGTCAACTATTTGTTGCTAGTTTTATCGCTCAAACATGGACGGTTCTTCTGTACCTGCCTGTACTATCTTTTATGGGCATCTTATCTGGAATTGCCATTGGAATCTCGGCAAATTTCTTAATGGATAAAACGTCTATTGTTCGTCGTTTTCGCCGTCAGTATGAGGAATGA
- a CDS encoding sigma-70 family RNA polymerase sigma factor produces MLDQQNGQLRRRRIKPEEHINETLIFMVQHVDESRFSELFERCKPLFYRSIRKRFIRGYDQDDLWQEACECFVEATRKYERDRGMSFSQYVSLCLDNHFNRLSRWNNALKRKSNKEALSLDGIVEQKGNQVMGTAKSLSPSEWILMQESMAEYQEALSGFEKIVSILYMSGYSYDEIATSLRCSREKAMNAKHRCSQKYKELF; encoded by the coding sequence ATGCTGGATCAGCAAAACGGACAGTTACGTAGGAGGAGAATCAAACCAGAGGAGCATATCAATGAGACGTTGATTTTTATGGTACAACACGTCGACGAAAGTCGGTTCAGTGAATTGTTCGAAAGATGTAAACCCCTCTTTTACAGATCAATCAGAAAGAGATTTATTAGAGGATATGACCAAGATGATTTATGGCAAGAAGCTTGCGAATGTTTTGTAGAAGCAACAAGAAAATATGAAAGAGACCGTGGTATGAGTTTTAGCCAATACGTCTCATTATGTTTGGATAATCATTTTAATCGACTGAGCAGATGGAATAACGCCTTGAAGAGAAAATCTAATAAAGAGGCTCTATCACTAGATGGGATTGTTGAGCAAAAGGGCAACCAAGTGATGGGTACAGCTAAATCATTATCTCCATCAGAGTGGATTCTCATGCAAGAGTCTATGGCGGAGTACCAGGAAGCTTTATCTGGATTTGAGAAAATCGTCAGCATTCTTTACATGAGTGGATATAGTTATGATGAAATTGCAACTAGTCTGCGGTGTTCAAGAGAAAAAGCGATGAATGCAAAACACAGATGCAGTCAGAAATACAAAGAATTGTTTTAA
- the rplJ gene encoding 50S ribosomal protein L10, which translates to MSKANILAKKEEIVKDITKKFEDAAAVVVVDYRGLTVEQVTELRKQLREAGVEMHVLKNTMLRRAAEAANLNGLDDVFKGPTAVAFSNEEVVAPAKIIAEFAKDAEALEIKGGVLEGKVATVAEINKIATLPSREGLLSMLLSVLQAPVRNTALAIKAVAEKKEEEAA; encoded by the coding sequence ATGAGCAAAGCGAACATTTTAGCTAAAAAAGAAGAAATCGTTAAAGACATTACTAAAAAATTCGAAGACGCGGCTGCAGTAGTCGTAGTTGATTACCGTGGACTAACAGTTGAGCAAGTAACTGAGTTACGTAAACAATTACGTGAAGCTGGAGTTGAAATGCACGTATTGAAAAATACTATGCTACGTCGTGCCGCTGAAGCAGCAAACTTGAACGGTTTAGATGACGTCTTTAAAGGACCTACAGCAGTAGCATTCAGTAATGAAGAAGTCGTAGCGCCTGCAAAAATCATTGCAGAATTTGCGAAAGATGCAGAAGCTTTAGAAATTAAAGGTGGCGTATTGGAAGGTAAAGTAGCAACTGTTGCAGAAATCAACAAAATTGCGACACTACCAAGCCGCGAAGGACTACTTTCTATGCTATTATCTGTACTTCAAGCACCAGTTCGAAACACTGCCTTGGCAATCAAAGCAGTTGCAGAGAAAAAAGAAGAGGAAGCAGCGTAA
- the rplA gene encoding 50S ribosomal protein L1 encodes MAKKSKKFLAALEKVNREQLYDATEALELVKEIDYAGFDASVEVAYRLGVDPKQADQQIRGAMVLPHGTGKTSTVIVFAKGDQAKAAQEAGADFVGDSDLVEKVQGGWFEFDVVVAAPDMMAEVGKLGRVLGPKGLMPNPKTGTVTPNVAKAVNDIKAGQVTYRVDRQSNIHVPIGRVSFGIDKLQENLSAIHETIVKAKPSSSKGAYIKNMAVASTFGPGVKVDQTTVK; translated from the coding sequence ATGGCGAAGAAAAGTAAAAAGTTTTTAGCTGCTCTGGAAAAAGTCAACAGAGAACAATTGTATGACGCTACTGAAGCACTAGAATTAGTTAAAGAAATCGACTACGCTGGATTTGATGCATCTGTAGAAGTTGCTTATCGTCTAGGAGTAGACCCTAAACAAGCTGATCAACAAATTCGTGGAGCAATGGTATTGCCACACGGAACAGGTAAAACTTCAACAGTTATCGTTTTCGCAAAAGGAGATCAAGCAAAAGCTGCACAAGAAGCTGGAGCTGACTTCGTTGGAGATAGCGATTTAGTTGAAAAAGTACAAGGTGGATGGTTCGAGTTCGACGTAGTTGTTGCCGCTCCGGACATGATGGCTGAAGTTGGTAAACTTGGACGTGTCCTTGGACCCAAAGGCCTTATGCCAAACCCTAAAACTGGTACAGTAACACCTAACGTAGCGAAAGCTGTTAATGATATCAAAGCTGGACAGGTTACTTATCGTGTAGACCGTCAGTCAAATATTCATGTTCCAATCGGAAGAGTTTCATTTGGCATCGACAAATTACAAGAAAACCTTTCTGCGATTCACGAAACAATCGTTAAAGCTAAGCCATCTAGTTCAAAAGGTGCTTATATTAAAAATATGGCTGTTGCAAGTACTTTTGGTCCTGGTGTTAAAGTAGACCAAACAACAGTAAAATAA
- the rpmG gene encoding 50S ribosomal protein L33, with protein sequence MQKKIVLACTECGSRNYSKNGGSKVRTERLEVKKYCSYCSKHTLHRETK encoded by the coding sequence ATGCAAAAGAAAATCGTCCTAGCCTGTACAGAATGTGGTTCAAGAAACTACTCTAAAAATGGCGGATCAAAAGTTCGAACAGAACGACTAGAAGTTAAAAAGTACTGTAGTTACTGTTCAAAACACACATTACACAGAGAAACTAAATAA
- the nusG gene encoding transcription termination/antitermination protein NusG, giving the protein MSEIELSKAWYVLHTYSGYENKVKQNLESRATSMGMEHNILQVLIPEEQTYEEKDGETKVSTHKTFPGYVLVEMIMSDDAWYIVRNTPGVTGFVGSHGAGSKPSPLLPEEVDQILRSMGINPRKVNMDVEIGERVKIINGAFSGMEGTITEIESEKGKIKALVEMFGRETNAELDYDQISKIKD; this is encoded by the coding sequence ATGTCTGAAATTGAATTATCAAAAGCGTGGTATGTACTACACACTTACTCAGGTTACGAAAACAAGGTAAAACAGAATCTAGAATCTCGTGCGACTAGTATGGGGATGGAACACAACATTTTACAAGTATTGATTCCGGAAGAACAAACTTATGAGGAAAAAGATGGAGAAACAAAAGTCTCTACACATAAAACATTTCCAGGGTACGTACTTGTTGAAATGATTATGTCAGATGATGCTTGGTATATCGTACGGAATACTCCCGGCGTAACTGGATTTGTTGGGTCACATGGTGCAGGAAGTAAGCCTTCTCCATTGTTACCAGAAGAAGTGGACCAGATTTTACGTAGTATGGGTATCAATCCTCGTAAAGTAAACATGGATGTTGAAATTGGCGAACGTGTCAAAATCATCAACGGTGCCTTTTCAGGAATGGAAGGTACTATTACAGAAATCGAATCTGAAAAAGGTAAAATTAAAGCGCTAGTTGAAATGTTTGGCCGTGAAACAAACGCCGAACTTGACTACGATCAGATTTCTAAGATAAAAGATTAA
- the rlmB gene encoding 23S rRNA (guanosine(2251)-2'-O)-methyltransferase RlmB, which produces MVIGRIPALETIKSNRDINKVFLQEGLSGGKLKDIQEEAKKRKIQLSFVPKSKLDLLSDGENHQGVLVAASPVAYAEIDDLFAAAEAKDEVPFFVLLDGIEDPHNLGSIMRTADAAGVHGIIIPKRRAVGLTSTVAKAATGAIEHVPVVRVTNLVQTIEELKERGLWIFGTDMDGTDYRRWEVDAPIGLVIGNEGKGLSRLVKEKVDETLTIPMTGHVQSLNASVASSLLMYEVFRKRNAL; this is translated from the coding sequence ATGGTGATTGGCAGAATTCCGGCACTAGAAACCATTAAGTCAAATCGTGATATCAATAAAGTATTTCTACAAGAAGGTTTATCAGGTGGTAAACTAAAAGACATTCAAGAAGAAGCTAAAAAGCGTAAGATACAGTTGAGTTTTGTTCCGAAAAGTAAATTAGATTTATTGAGTGATGGTGAGAATCATCAAGGCGTTCTCGTAGCAGCAAGTCCAGTCGCTTATGCTGAAATAGATGACTTATTCGCGGCTGCAGAAGCAAAAGACGAAGTTCCGTTTTTCGTATTATTAGATGGAATCGAAGATCCACATAACTTAGGATCCATCATGAGAACGGCAGATGCGGCAGGGGTTCATGGGATTATTATTCCAAAACGCCGTGCAGTCGGCTTAACATCCACTGTTGCAAAAGCAGCAACCGGAGCCATCGAACATGTCCCAGTCGTACGCGTAACCAATCTTGTTCAAACCATTGAAGAACTAAAAGAACGTGGATTGTGGATTTTCGGAACAGATATGGACGGAACGGATTATAGACGTTGGGAAGTAGATGCGCCGATCGGACTAGTCATTGGGAATGAAGGGAAAGGGTTGTCTCGTCTGGTCAAAGAAAAAGTAGACGAAACACTAACGATTCCTATGACAGGTCATGTGCAGAGTTTGAATGCAAGTGTGGCTTCCAGCTTATTAATGTACGAAGTATTCCGTAAAAGAAACGCCTTATAA
- a CDS encoding NYN domain-containing protein has product MKKELLYVDGYNMIGAWPELVKLKRIDKMADARDQLLHELSNYAKYQEIEVRIIFDAQLVPGIQQRYDKYDVVVIFTSEGETADSYIERAVGEENLLITNVSVATSDLAEQWIVFQKGAARKSAIELYKELNRVKKNIALDATLYKMQQYRRNSPLKEEDEKRLKEFYQKLIQSEHPKDSL; this is encoded by the coding sequence ATGAAAAAAGAACTGCTTTATGTAGATGGGTATAACATGATCGGAGCCTGGCCAGAGTTGGTAAAGCTTAAAAGAATCGATAAAATGGCAGATGCAAGAGATCAACTACTTCATGAACTAAGTAACTATGCAAAGTATCAGGAGATAGAAGTCAGAATCATATTTGATGCTCAGCTCGTTCCTGGGATTCAGCAAAGGTACGATAAGTACGATGTCGTTGTCATTTTTACAAGTGAAGGCGAGACCGCGGATAGCTATATCGAAAGAGCCGTTGGAGAAGAGAACTTATTGATTACGAACGTATCCGTAGCTACTTCTGATCTTGCGGAGCAATGGATTGTTTTCCAAAAAGGTGCAGCTAGAAAATCAGCTATTGAATTATACAAAGAGTTGAACCGAGTCAAAAAGAATATTGCTTTAGATGCGACCTTATACAAAATGCAGCAGTATCGGCGTAACTCCCCTCTGAAAGAAGAAGATGAGAAAAGACTTAAAGAGTTTTATCAAAAACTGATTCAAAGTGAACACCCAAAAGATTCTTTGTGA
- a CDS encoding FtsW/RodA/SpoVE family cell cycle protein — translation MTEDKHTNRIDYGVILSVMLLALFSIAMIYSTTNLMAGEGMRQTIMHTIWYALGTIAVAIIMQFDSEQLWKMTMVLYVIGILLLIATLLFYDRELAARTGGKSWIRIPGIGTIQPAEISKIPFILILAKTVTKHNSYYTSHEYSSDFKLLGKIALYSAPYLALVLNDLGTALVYMAILVGIVLLSGVKWQIILPTFLVVMSLGIGLILLVVYNREFLINLGFSNYQFARIDTWLNPLQSSSDDAYQITQVFKAIGSGGIIGKGLGVTEVYIPVRESDMIFSTVGENFGFVGGAFLILLYFILIYHMVKIVYDTKNEFYAYIATGVIMMIAFHVLENIGMSIGLLPMTGIPLPFISQGGSALLGNMMAIGLIMSMRFHHKSYFFSGESEEFHTGS, via the coding sequence ATGACTGAAGATAAACACACAAACCGTATAGATTACGGGGTCATATTGAGCGTCATGCTACTAGCATTGTTCAGTATTGCCATGATTTATTCAACAACGAATTTGATGGCCGGCGAGGGCATGCGACAAACCATTATGCATACAATTTGGTACGCCTTAGGAACAATCGCGGTAGCTATCATCATGCAGTTTGACTCTGAGCAATTATGGAAAATGACGATGGTTCTTTATGTTATCGGGATACTATTGCTGATTGCTACGCTTTTGTTTTATGACAGAGAATTGGCTGCTAGAACCGGTGGAAAATCGTGGATTAGGATACCTGGAATAGGTACAATACAACCTGCAGAGATCTCTAAGATTCCTTTTATCCTTATATTAGCCAAAACAGTCACGAAACATAATAGTTATTACACGAGTCATGAATACAGTAGTGACTTTAAATTACTGGGAAAAATCGCTTTATATTCAGCTCCGTATCTTGCGCTTGTACTCAATGACTTGGGAACAGCTTTAGTTTATATGGCAATACTAGTTGGAATCGTGTTACTTTCAGGTGTAAAATGGCAGATTATTCTACCTACATTTCTGGTAGTGATGTCTCTTGGGATAGGTTTGATTTTACTGGTAGTTTATAACAGAGAGTTTCTGATTAACTTAGGGTTTAGTAACTACCAATTTGCACGAATAGATACTTGGTTGAATCCTCTTCAAAGTTCATCGGATGATGCATACCAAATCACTCAAGTGTTTAAAGCGATTGGATCTGGCGGAATTATAGGTAAGGGTTTAGGTGTAACAGAAGTCTACATTCCTGTAAGAGAGTCCGACATGATTTTTTCAACTGTTGGAGAGAATTTCGGATTCGTAGGTGGAGCCTTCTTAATATTGCTTTACTTTATACTCATCTATCACATGGTGAAAATCGTTTATGATACAAAAAACGAATTTTATGCTTATATTGCAACAGGTGTTATTATGATGATTGCTTTCCACGTACTGGAAAATATCGGAATGAGTATTGGTTTGCTACCTATGACAGGAATACCTTTACCTTTTATCTCTCAAGGAGGCTCGGCCTTGCTTGGGAATATGATGGCGATAGGCTTAATCATGTCCATGCGTTTCCACCATAAGTCCTACTTTTTCTCTGGCGAGTCTGAAGAGTTCCATACAGGTTCGTAA
- the secE gene encoding preprotein translocase subunit SecE, whose translation MGKIKKFFGEVKYELQETTWPTNKEMRKNTLTVFGVVAFFSVFFFGIDSIITFLLNLI comes from the coding sequence ATGGGCAAAATCAAGAAGTTTTTCGGAGAAGTAAAATATGAATTACAAGAAACCACTTGGCCGACGAACAAAGAAATGCGAAAAAATACGTTAACTGTATTTGGAGTTGTAGCATTTTTCAGCGTTTTCTTTTTTGGAATAGATTCGATCATTACTTTTTTACTGAATTTGATTTAA
- the rplK gene encoding 50S ribosomal protein L11, which produces MAKKVVNLVKLQIPAGKANPAPPVGPALGQAQVNIMGFCKEFNARTADQAGMIIPVVISVYEDRSFTFITKTPPAAVLLKKAAGVESGSGEPNTKKVASVTSAQVREIAETKMEDLNAASVEAAMRMVEGTARSMGFTVEG; this is translated from the coding sequence GTGGCAAAGAAAGTCGTAAATCTAGTCAAATTGCAGATTCCTGCAGGGAAAGCTAATCCAGCTCCTCCAGTAGGTCCAGCACTAGGACAAGCACAAGTAAACATTATGGGATTTTGTAAAGAATTCAACGCGCGTACTGCAGACCAAGCAGGAATGATCATTCCAGTTGTGATCTCAGTATACGAAGACCGTTCATTTACATTCATCACTAAAACACCACCAGCTGCAGTATTACTTAAAAAAGCTGCCGGCGTTGAGTCTGGTTCTGGTGAACCAAACACTAAAAAAGTTGCATCTGTAACAAGTGCACAAGTTAGAGAAATTGCTGAAACAAAAATGGAAGACTTAAACGCTGCATCTGTAGAAGCTGCTATGCGTATGGTCGAAGGTACAGCTCGTAGCATGGGCTTCACTGTTGAAGGTTAA
- the rplL gene encoding 50S ribosomal protein L7/L12 has product MALDIEKIIADLKESTIVELNDLVSAIEEEFGVEAAAPVAAAGAGASEAAEQTEFTVELASAGSAKIKVIKAVREATGLGLKEAKALVDGAPSAIKEGVSKDEAEELKAKIEEAGGSVEVK; this is encoded by the coding sequence ATGGCATTAGATATCGAAAAAATCATTGCTGACTTAAAAGAGTCTACAATCGTTGAATTGAACGACTTAGTTAGCGCAATCGAAGAAGAATTTGGCGTTGAAGCTGCAGCACCAGTTGCAGCAGCAGGAGCAGGAGCTTCAGAAGCTGCTGAACAAACTGAATTTACAGTTGAACTAGCAAGCGCTGGATCTGCTAAAATCAAAGTAATCAAAGCTGTACGTGAAGCTACTGGTCTTGGCTTGAAAGAAGCTAAAGCATTAGTTGATGGCGCTCCTTCTGCAATCAAAGAAGGCGTTTCTAAAGATGAAGCTGAAGAACTTAAAGCTAAAATCGAAGAAGCTGGCGGTTCTGTAGAAGTTAAGTAA
- a CDS encoding Mini-ribonuclease 3, producing MKAKDAELLNGLALAYMGDAAYEQSIREHLLTNGQTKPNQLHRLATNYVSAKAQAWLIEELIEEDRLNEVEMDFYKRGRNAKSYSKAKNTDGSTYNKSSGFEAVMGYLYLTKQEDRLHELIEVCIQKVDKALAQ from the coding sequence ATGAAGGCGAAGGACGCGGAGTTGCTGAACGGACTGGCGCTTGCATACATGGGAGATGCTGCGTATGAACAGTCGATAAGAGAGCATTTGCTGACAAATGGCCAGACGAAACCTAATCAATTGCACCGCTTGGCAACGAATTATGTATCGGCCAAAGCACAAGCTTGGTTGATTGAAGAACTGATCGAAGAAGATCGTTTGAATGAAGTTGAAATGGATTTTTACAAAAGAGGGCGTAACGCAAAAAGTTATTCCAAAGCCAAAAATACAGATGGATCAACCTATAATAAGTCTTCTGGATTTGAAGCCGTGATGGGATATTTGTATCTGACAAAACAAGAAGACAGATTACACGAATTAATAGAAGTATGTATACAGAAAGTCGACAAGGCACTCGCTCAGTAA